The genomic DNA GTGATGTTCCCGAAGCACCGGGGCGATCTGGTGCCGGCCGCGGTCACGTCCGAACGAATGGCGGCCGGGAGCATCGAGGCGATCCGGGTGCCGCGCAACCCGTTGGACGTGCTGGCCCAGCACCTGGTGGCGATGGTGGCCATGGACGAGTGGGACGTCGAGGCCGCGCTCGCGCTGGTCACCCGCGCCGCGTCGTTCACCGCGTTGCCGCGCAGTTCGTTCGACGCCGTGCTCGACATGCTGGCCGGCCGCTACCCGTCCGACGCGTTCGCCGAGCTGCGCCCGCGGCTGGTCTGGGATCGCGTGACCGGCACGCTGCGGTCCCGGCCGGGCGCGCAGCGGCTGGCCGTCACCAGCGGCGGCACCATCCCCGACCGCGGCCTGTTCGGGGTGTTCCTGGTCGGGGAGAAGGCCTCCCGGGTCGGGGAGCTCGACGAGGAGATGGTCTACGAGTCGCGGGTCGGCGACGTGTTCACGCTGGGCTCTTCGAGCTGGCGGATCGAGGACATCACCCACGACAAGGTGCTGGTCTCGCCGGCGCCCGGGCAGCCGGGTCGGCTGCCGTTCTGGAAGGGCGATCAGCTGGGCCGCCCGATCGAGTTGGGTCGGGCGCTGGGCGCCTTCCAGCGGGAGTTGATCCGGTCGGACACCGCGACCGCGACCGAACGCCTACGTCGGTGCGGCCTGGACGACTGGGCCGGTAAGAATCTGCTGGCCTATCTCGACGAGCAGCGGGCGGCGACCGGTCACGTGCCCGACGACCGGACCATCGTCGTGGAGCGGTTCCGCGACGAACTGGGCGACTGGCGGTTCTGCATCCACTCCCCATTCGGCGCCCAGGTGCACGCGCCGTGGGCGTTGGCGATCTCCGGGCGTCTTCGTCGGCAGTTCGGTATCGACGTCCAGGCGATGCACGCCGACGACGGCATCGTGCTGCGGTTGCCCGACATCGACGAACTGCCCGACGACGGCAGCCTCTCCGCCGTCCTCGACCCGGACGACGTCTCGGCCGCGGTCACCCAGGAGGTGGGCGGCTCGGCCCTGTTCGCGGCCCGGTTCCGCGAGTGCGCGGCCCGGGCGCTGCTGCTGCCCCGCCGCGACCCGGGGCGGCGTTCGCCGTTGTGGCAGCAGCGGCAGCGGGCCGCGTCGCTGCTGTCGGTCGCCGCGCAGTACCCGACGTTCCCGATCCTGCTGGAGACGATGCGGGAGTGCCTGCAGGACGTGTTCGACGTCCCGGGCCTGACCGAGTTGATGTCGGACATCGCCAAGGGCTCGGTACGCGTGGTCGAGGTCGAGACCTCGATGCCCTCCCCTTTCGCGCGTTCGCTCCTGTTCGGGTACGTGGCGGCGTTCATCTACGAGGGCGACTCGCCGCTGGCCGAGCGCCGGGCGGCCGCGTTGGCCCTGGACTCGACGTTGCTGGCCGAACTGCTCGGCGCGGCCGACCTGCGGGAACTGCTCGAGGCAGAGGCGATCGAGCGGGTCGAAGGCGAGCTCCAACGGTTGGTGACGGAACGTCAGGTCCACACGCTGGAGGGCGTAGCCGACCTGCTGCGGTGGCTCGGCCCGCTGACGACCGAGGAAGCGATCGCTCGCGGCGGCACGCCGACCTGGCTGGCGGAGCTGGAGGCCACGCGCCGGGCAATCCGGGTCCGAATCGCCGGGATCGAGCGCTGGGCGGCGGTGGAGGACGCCGGTCGGCTGTCCGACGCGCTCGGCGTGGCCCTGCCGGTCGGGGTTCCGGTGGCCTTCACCGAGCCGGTGGCCGATCCGCTGGGCGACCTGCTCTCCCGGTGGGCCCGCACGCACGGGCCGTTCACCACCGGCGATGTCGCGACTCAGTTCGGTCTGGGCACGGCTGTCGTCCGGGCCGCGTTGACCCGGCTGCAGGCCGGCGGACGGGTGGTGGCCGGGGAGTTCCGGCCGGGCGGCGCGGGCGCGGAGTGGTGCGACACCGAGGTGTTGCGCCGGCTGCGCAGGCTGTCGATCGCCTTGCTGCGCAAGGAGATCGAGCCGGTCGAGCAGGTCGCGCTGGCCCGGTTCCTGCCCACCTGGCAACACCTCGGGTCCGATTCGTTGCGTGGGATCGACGGGCTGCTGCGGGTGGTCGACCAGTTGCAGGGCGCCGCGGTCCCGGCCTCGGCGTTGGAGACGTTGATCCTGCCCGCCCGGGTCGCCGACTACCGCCCGGCGATGCTCGACGAGGTGACCGCGGCCGGCGAGGTGCTCTGGGCCGGGCGCGGCGCCCTGCCCGGCGACGACGGCTGGGTCTGCCTGTATCTGGCCGACAGTGCGCCGCTGCTGCTGCCCGCGGTCGACCCGGCCGCCGCTGAGGGCCAGTTGCCCGGCGCGGTGCTGGAAGCCCTGGCCGCCGGCCACGCACTGTTCTTCCGGCAACTGTCCGACCGGGTCGGCGCCACGGACGACACGGCACTGGCCAACGCGATCTGGGACCTGGTCTGGGCAGGCCGGTTGACCAACGACACCCTGGCCCCGTTGCGCACGTTGCTCGGTTCCCGGGGGGGCTCACGGAGCCGCCCGGCGGCACCACGCCCCCGGTACGCGGGGCGCCGGCAGGGGTTCGGGCGCCCGGTGATGCCGACCCGGTCCGGCCCGCCGACGGTGGCCGGCCGGTGGTCACTGCTGCCCGAACCGACCGCCGACCCGACCCGATGTGCCCAGGCCGCCGCGGACGTGCTGCTCGACCGGCACGGGGTGCTGACCCGTGGCGCGGTGGTCGCCGAGCGACTGCCGGGCGGATTCGCCGCGGCCTACCGGGTGCTGAAGGCCTTCGAGGAGGCCGGGCGGTGCAGCCGGGGGTACGTGGTGGCCGGGCTCGGCGCGGCGCAGTTCGCACTCCCCGGGGCGATCGACCGGGTCCGGGCCCAGCCCGCGACAGCCGATGCCCGACCGCGGGCGCTGGTGCTGGCCGCCACCGATCCGGCCAACGCGTACGGCGCGGCACTGCCCTGGCCGGCCCGGCCGGACGAGGCGGCCTCGGGCCACAAGCCGGGCCGGAAGGCGGGCGCGCTGGTGGTGCTGGTCGACGGCGCCCTCGTGCTCTACGTGGAGCGCGGTGGGCGTTCGCTGCTGACCTGGCCGGCGGCCGATGAGCGCCTGCAACCCGCCGCCGACGCCCTCGCGCTGGCGGTGCGCGAAGGCGCGTTGGGCAAGCTCACCGTCGAGCGGGCCGACGGCGGCGCCGTGGGCGATTCCGCGTTGGGTCGCGCGTTGGAGGCGGCCGGGTTCCGGGCGACCCCCCGCGGGCTGCGCCTACGGACCTGAACCGGGCTCAGGTGCGCGCCGGCAGCGTCAGGCCGCGACCACGGTCTGGTCGGCCGCGTCGGAGACCGAGATCGGCTCCAGTGGCAGCACGTTGGCCGGGACGGTCTCGGCCACGGCGAGTGAGTCGCTGACGTCACGCATCAGGTCGGACATGCGCACGCCGAGTGCTTCGCAGATGGCGGCAAGCAGTTCGGAGGACGCTTCCTTCTGCCCACGCTCGACCTCGGAGAGGTACCCGAGCGACACGCGGGCGGAGCCGGAGACCTCACGCAGGGTCCGGCCCTGGGCCTGCCGGCGGGAACGCAGCACGTCCCCCACGAGCAGTCTCAGCAGGATCAACGTCCGGCCTTCCTTCCGACCTTGTCCGCGTGCCAGTTGTCACAAAGGTACTCGCCGACCGTCCCTCTTGCGATGTGTCCGGAACGTGTTCTTCATCGAACGTTCCTAATTGCTGACAGGCGTCATCAATTCCGGGTCGCGCGGACCGGTCGCGACGCGGGGGCATCGAGTAGCGGCAGGTCGAGCAGGTGCCGCCGGAGCAGGTCCAGGACGTGCACCACGGACAACTCACGGACCAGGTCGCGGCTCGGGGGCAGCGCCAGCCGGGCGACGACACAACCTTTGTCGGAGTCGACCGCTACGTACACGGTGCCCGCGGGAACGTCATCGACCGGGTCCGGCCCGGCCACGCCAGTGGTGGCCAGCCCGTACCGGGCGCCCAGCCGGGCGCGCACCCGGGCGGCCAGTGCCGCGGCCACGTCCGGATCGACCGGGCCCCGTTCGGCCAGCAGGTCGGCGGGTACGCCGAGTTCGGCCTTGGCCGCGGTGGCGTACACCAGTGCCCCGCCCAGGAACGTGGCCGAGGCACCGGACGGGTCGGTGAGCGCGGCACCGACCATGCCGCCGGTGACCGATTCCGCCACGGCCACCGTGCCGCCCTCAGCCAGCAGCAGGTCGCGCAGGACCTCCGGCATCTTGCGGCCGTCGGTGGAGTACGCGGCATCGCCGACTTGCGCAACGACCTGCTCGGTCGCCTCGGCAACCAGTTCCGGGTCGCCGGTGAGCCGCACCGCGACGTCGCCGGGGGCGGCGACGTACGCGAACCGCACGGCGCCGCGCGC from Sporichthyaceae bacterium includes the following:
- a CDS encoding ATP-dependent helicase; this encodes MTQPTPDPTPPDPGGALDRFAPATQAWFRGAFHAPTAAQAAAWDAIGAGRNVLVVAPTGSGKTLAAFLAALDGLTANPAPAERSQRCRVLYVSPLKALAVDVERNLRAPLAGIRQAAVRLGQPEPVVEVGMRTGDTSAADRRRLGTRPPDILITTPESLFLLLTSQARESLSGVETVIIDEVHAVAGTKRGAHLALSLERLDALLGRPAQRIGLSATVRPVEEVARFLGGAAEVAVVKPPSEKTVEVSVVVPVPDMSELAGSGMRDDGKPGNSIWPHVEERIHDLIAAHRSTIVFVNSRRLAERLTQRLNEIAAERAGESLPGAQSVQPAQVLAASGASRGAGEVLARAHHGSVSKEQRAITEEELKSGRLPAVVATSSLELGIDMGAVDLVVQVESPPSVAAGLQRIGRAGHQVGAVSRGVMFPKHRGDLVPAAVTSERMAAGSIEAIRVPRNPLDVLAQHLVAMVAMDEWDVEAALALVTRAASFTALPRSSFDAVLDMLAGRYPSDAFAELRPRLVWDRVTGTLRSRPGAQRLAVTSGGTIPDRGLFGVFLVGEKASRVGELDEEMVYESRVGDVFTLGSSSWRIEDITHDKVLVSPAPGQPGRLPFWKGDQLGRPIELGRALGAFQRELIRSDTATATERLRRCGLDDWAGKNLLAYLDEQRAATGHVPDDRTIVVERFRDELGDWRFCIHSPFGAQVHAPWALAISGRLRRQFGIDVQAMHADDGIVLRLPDIDELPDDGSLSAVLDPDDVSAAVTQEVGGSALFAARFRECAARALLLPRRDPGRRSPLWQQRQRAASLLSVAAQYPTFPILLETMRECLQDVFDVPGLTELMSDIAKGSVRVVEVETSMPSPFARSLLFGYVAAFIYEGDSPLAERRAAALALDSTLLAELLGAADLRELLEAEAIERVEGELQRLVTERQVHTLEGVADLLRWLGPLTTEEAIARGGTPTWLAELEATRRAIRVRIAGIERWAAVEDAGRLSDALGVALPVGVPVAFTEPVADPLGDLLSRWARTHGPFTTGDVATQFGLGTAVVRAALTRLQAGGRVVAGEFRPGGAGAEWCDTEVLRRLRRLSIALLRKEIEPVEQVALARFLPTWQHLGSDSLRGIDGLLRVVDQLQGAAVPASALETLILPARVADYRPAMLDEVTAAGEVLWAGRGALPGDDGWVCLYLADSAPLLLPAVDPAAAEGQLPGAVLEALAAGHALFFRQLSDRVGATDDTALANAIWDLVWAGRLTNDTLAPLRTLLGSRGGSRSRPAAPRPRYAGRRQGFGRPVMPTRSGPPTVAGRWSLLPEPTADPTRCAQAAADVLLDRHGVLTRGAVVAERLPGGFAAAYRVLKAFEEAGRCSRGYVVAGLGAAQFALPGAIDRVRAQPATADARPRALVLAATDPANAYGAALPWPARPDEAASGHKPGRKAGALVVLVDGALVLYVERGGRSLLTWPAADERLQPAADALALAVREGALGKLTVERADGGAVGDSALGRALEAAGFRATPRGLRLRT
- a CDS encoding helix-turn-helix transcriptional regulator translates to MILLRLLVGDVLRSRRQAQGRTLREVSGSARVSLGYLSEVERGQKEASSELLAAICEALGVRMSDLMRDVSDSLAVAETVPANVLPLEPISVSDAADQTVVAA
- a CDS encoding CinA family nicotinamide mononucleotide deamidase-related protein, with product MTRVELLTVGDELLSGLVLNSNVARVADALGSLGLGLSMVCDVADDLDEIVAALRAATARADIVLCSGGLGPTSDDLTRDALAAAAGVDLVRDPTLIDVIRSRYAQWNVVPTDVALRQADVPVGAEVVPNPQGSAPGLRMELAGAVVIALPGVPRELVAMLDEQVVPYLAKTVATQRRETRTVRVALAGESTIAAALADLEARGAVRFAYVAAPGDVAVRLTGDPELVAEATEQVVAQVGDAAYSTDGRKMPEVLRDLLLAEGGTVAVAESVTGGMVGAALTDPSGASATFLGGALVYATAAKAELGVPADLLAERGPVDPDVAAALAARVRARLGARYGLATTGVAGPDPVDDVPAGTVYVAVDSDKGCVVARLALPPSRDLVRELSVVHVLDLLRRHLLDLPLLDAPASRPVRATRN